From the genome of Bombyx mori chromosome 16, ASM3026992v2, one region includes:
- the LOC101744995 gene encoding uncharacterized protein LOC101744995 → MERCLINVSTETKRNVRKLFDLDEPGRLEDAVQILDEWIKKQTHFLKTDYERAYLERTIIFCKGSIEKAKQQIDRLCTYKTMVPVFFECTNMMEMKSVFEICTVAVLPELTPDHYRVLLVKINNTDFDAKKFMTFYKCCIMIAEYLKRHDYCTGYIMVNDYRNINVTDMLTKIDFVNIPQFLSIIIQGYGCSVKGIHFLTPSKLIENFVNIFKQFVSEKLSGRIHALKTLENLYDYIPKDILPVEYEGGEKSVELLNDDLMKVFTTTETMNYLEMMKNACTDESKRQKDIFNEQYMGLPGSFRALTVD, encoded by the exons ATGGAACGCTGCTTGATAAACGTGTCTACGGAAACAAAACGTAATGTGCGCAAACTTTTTGATTTGGATGAACCTGGCAGATTAGAAGATGCGGTTCAGATTTTAGACGAATGGATAAAAAAGCAGACTCATTTTCTCAAAACGGATTatg AAAGAGCCTATTTGGAGAGAACTATAATATTCTGCAAAGGATCTATTGAGAAAGCGAAACAGCAAATTGACAGATTGTGCACCTACAAAACTATGGTACCAGTTTTCTTTGAGTGCACTAACATGATGGAAATGAAATCAGTTTTCGAAATATG TACTGTTGCGGTACTGCCCGAGTTGACTCCGGATCATTATAGGGTTTTGctagtaaaaattaataataccgATTTCGATGCTAAAAAATTCATGACGTTCTACAAATGCTGCATAATG ATTGCTGAATATTTGAAAAGACACGATTACTGCACTGGCTACATCATGGTcaatgattatagaaatattaacGTCACTGACATGCTGACCAAGATAGACTTTGTAAATATACCACAGTTCTTGagtattattatt CAAGGTTACGGTTGCAGTGTGAAGGGTATTCACTTTCTGACGCCGTCTAAGCTGATTGAAAATTTCGTGAATATTTTCAAGCAATTCGTGAGTGAAAAATTATCTGGCAGAATCCATGCTCTGAAAACTCTGGAAAACTTATATGACTATATACCGAAAGACATATTACCGGTTGAATACGAAGGTGGTGAAAAATCAGTGGAGCTTTTAAATG ATGATTTAATGAAGGTTTTCACAACAACGGAGACTATGAATTACTTGGAAATGATGAAAAACGCATGCACTGACGAATCAAAAAGACAGAAGGATATATTTAATGAACAATACATGGGATTGCCGGGAAGCTTCAGAGCTTTGACTGTCGATTAA